GTTCGGGTTCGCGTTCGTCCTCGTCGCGGTCGTTGCCGCAGCCGCACGCTTCGCTCATCGTGTTGCCTTCTTCCGCGTGGTGGGGTGGCCGTAGTTGGGGCACAACGCGACCGCGTTGCCGGTGGCCTCCAGCACCGCTTCGGCGGCGCGAAACATCTCCAACAGCTCCGGGCGGGCCAGCCGGTACACCGAGGCCCGGCCCTGCGGCCGGTAATCGACCAGGCCGCAGTCGCGCAGGCAGGCCAGATGCGCCGACACCGTCGACTGCGCCAACCCCAGCTCGCCGGTCAGATCCACCACCCGGGCCTCACCCACGGCCAGCCGCCGCAGGATCGCCAACCGGGTGCCATCGGACAGGCTGTGAAACAACGCCGTCGCCGCATCCAAGCTCCCGCACACCGGGGCCTCGACCACACCACTTTTCATCGCCACACGACGATGATAGCGTCACACATCATTGATCGGTCAAGCCGGGCAACATCGCCAAGCAACGATGCCGGGGTGGGTTTGGTCAAGCCGGCCGGGAAGGGGGCGTGCGCGATGGCCTATGCGGCGCTGGGCTTGTTTGTGGTGTTGATGCTGGTGATCGGGGCGTGGCGGCGCCGGATTCAGCTGGCCCGCACCGGTGACAGCGGCAACCGGCGCGGTTGGCGCCCCGAGCCGACGCTGGAGTGGTGGGCGCTGGCGGTCGCCGATGTGGGGTATCTGCTGGTGGGGGTCGGGGCACCGGCCGCCGCCCTGGCCGGCCTGTCTGCCCTGGGCGTTTTCGACCGCGGATGGGTGCAGGGGTTCGGGGTCGTGGTGGTGGCCGGCGGGATCGTGCTGACCTTGGTCGCGCAGTTGGGGTTGGGGGCGTCGTGGCGGATCGGGGTCGACGACACCGAAACCACCGAGCTGGTCACCACCGGCCCGTTCGCGCTGGTGCGCAACCCGATCTTCACCGCGCTGCTGGTCACCTTGATCGGCCTGGCGCTGATGGTGGGCAACCTGGTGGCGATCGCCGGGCTGGTGATCGCGGTCGTAGGGATCGAGGTGCAGGTGCGTGGGGTGGAGGAACCCTATCTGCGCCGGGTCCATGGCCGCGCCTACACCGATTACGCCGCTACGGTGGGCCGCTTCCTGCCGTGGATCGGCCGCATCCGCGATCGTCAGATGATGCGGGGCCAATGATGTTGCCCGACACCACCATTGACTTCACCACGGTGGAGGTGACGGTGGCCTTCGTCGACTTGGCCGGCTACAGCGTGCTCACCGAGGCCTGCGGCGATCGGGAGGCCGCCCAGTTGGCGGCGCGGCTGGCCGACCTCGCCCACGCCGCCCTCGGGCCCGG
This sequence is a window from Mycobacterium paragordonae. Protein-coding genes within it:
- a CDS encoding ArsR/SmtB family transcription factor → MKSGVVEAPVCGSLDAATALFHSLSDGTRLAILRRLAVGEARVVDLTGELGLAQSTVSAHLACLRDCGLVDYRPQGRASVYRLARPELLEMFRAAEAVLEATGNAVALCPNYGHPTTRKKATR
- a CDS encoding methyltransferase family protein; translation: MGLVKPAGKGACAMAYAALGLFVVLMLVIGAWRRRIQLARTGDSGNRRGWRPEPTLEWWALAVADVGYLLVGVGAPAAALAGLSALGVFDRGWVQGFGVVVVAGGIVLTLVAQLGLGASWRIGVDDTETTELVTTGPFALVRNPIFTALLVTLIGLALMVGNLVAIAGLVIAVVGIEVQVRGVEEPYLRRVHGRAYTDYAATVGRFLPWIGRIRDRQMMRGQ